TTAATTTCCACGGCATCATTTCGTAACATGGTCACCCCTACATCTTCTAAACTCTTCGTGATTTTTTGTGCGACATCATCTTCCACAAAATCAATTCCATAGTCATGATTACCCAATATACCAATGGTACCCAAAGCGCCTTTAACCACAAATTTTAACACCTCTTGTAATTGGCTTATTTGCTCATTGTTTTCATAGGTAACATAGTCGCCGGTATACACCACAAAATCAGGATTCAATTCTTGAGCTTCTTTAAATGAATCTATGATGTATTGATAATCAAAAGAATTGCCAATATGTACATCACTTATTTGCATTACCGTTTTACCAACAAGTGAATTTGGTAAGTTCTTCAAAGGCATTTTCACATATACAAACTGCATCCAAAAAGGTTCTATTTGCCAACTGTACAATCCTGTCACCAAACCTAACCCAGCTACCCACTTAAAAGTCTTTTTGACAAAGCTTCGTCTTTTCATCTTAAGTAATCAAATT
Above is a window of Maribacter aquivivus DNA encoding:
- a CDS encoding metallophosphoesterase, which translates into the protein MKRRSFVKKTFKWVAGLGLVTGLYSWQIEPFWMQFVYVKMPLKNLPNSLVGKTVMQISDVHIGNSFDYQYIIDSFKEAQELNPDFVVYTGDYVTYENNEQISQLQEVLKFVVKGALGTIGILGNHDYGIDFVEDDVAQKITKSLEDVGVTMLRNDAVEINGLNFLGMDDFWGSNFYPEKATAKYNPDKANITLCHNPDVCDLPVWNNFKGWILSGHTHGGQVKPPFLPALILPVKNKNYDAGIKDLKDGRTLYINSALGCLRQVRFNVRPEITIFELAKEV